In Amycolatopsis coloradensis, one genomic interval encodes:
- a CDS encoding 2-oxoacid:ferredoxin oxidoreductase subunit beta, with amino-acid sequence MTAIDLGIPTLGGLDLVPTETEPQKAKDYKSDQEVRWCPGCGDYVVLNAVQSFLPTLGLKRENIVFISGIGCSSRFPYYLNTYGMHSIHGRAPSIATGLATARPDLSVWVVTGDGDALSIGGNHLIHALRRNVNIKILLFNNRIYGLTKGQYSPTSGPGMVTKSTPMGSVDTPFNPLSLAIGAEASFVGRALDSDRKGLTEVLEAAAKHRGSALVEIYQNCPIFNDGAFDVLKDKDEAATRLIPLKAGEPIKFGPQGEYGVTRSGWAGLEVGKVANIGEENLVVHDPAIEDTSYAFALSRIGDQNLNHVPTGILRQVERPTYDDQARAQVAEARAAREPDLQGLLRGKDTWTVVS; translated from the coding sequence GTGACCGCGATCGACCTGGGGATCCCCACCCTCGGCGGCTTGGACCTTGTGCCGACCGAGACCGAACCGCAGAAGGCGAAGGACTACAAGTCGGACCAGGAGGTCCGCTGGTGTCCCGGCTGCGGGGACTACGTCGTGCTCAACGCCGTGCAGTCGTTCCTGCCGACACTCGGCCTCAAGCGCGAGAACATCGTGTTCATCTCGGGGATCGGGTGCTCGTCCCGGTTCCCGTACTACCTGAACACCTACGGTATGCACTCGATCCACGGCCGGGCGCCGTCGATCGCCACCGGGCTCGCGACCGCGCGGCCGGATCTGTCGGTGTGGGTCGTCACCGGTGACGGCGACGCGCTGTCCATCGGCGGCAACCACCTGATCCACGCGTTGCGCCGCAACGTGAACATCAAGATCCTGCTGTTCAACAACCGGATCTACGGCCTCACGAAGGGCCAGTACTCGCCGACGTCCGGGCCGGGCATGGTCACGAAGTCCACCCCGATGGGCTCGGTCGACACCCCGTTCAACCCGCTTTCGCTGGCGATCGGCGCCGAGGCGTCGTTCGTGGGCCGCGCGCTCGACTCGGACCGCAAGGGACTGACCGAGGTGCTGGAGGCCGCCGCGAAACACCGCGGGTCGGCGCTGGTGGAGATCTACCAGAACTGCCCGATCTTCAACGACGGCGCCTTCGACGTCCTCAAGGACAAGGACGAGGCCGCCACCCGGCTCATCCCGCTGAAGGCCGGCGAGCCGATCAAGTTCGGGCCGCAGGGCGAATACGGGGTCACGCGGAGCGGCTGGGCAGGCCTGGAGGTCGGGAAGGTCGCGAACATCGGCGAGGAGAACCTCGTCGTGCACGACCCGGCGATCGAGGACACCTCGTACGCGTTCGCGCTTTCGCGGATCGGCGACCAGAACCTGAACCACGTGCCGACCGGCATTCTGCGGCAGGTCGAGCGGCCCACCTACGACGACCAGGCGCGGGCCCAGGTCGCGGAAGCCCGGGCCGCCCGCGAGCCCGACCTGCAGGGCCTTTTGCGCGGCAAGGACACCTGGACCGTCGTCAGCTAG
- a CDS encoding LapA family protein, whose protein sequence is MSIFGQVWLWSLLAFVVGALLTWLVLVLPARKRIRELESSLATAHAETSRLPAGVSLGAGAAAVAGGTAYLAKPSHDELDEEFAAVEEPKPAYPETLTEQEPAQQWTEPAEEPAKDVHEDTAEEPEYSAPQIFEPEEEYEAEYRTAPQPDPEPEPDPEPSAERTQYIPAALPEPEPEPEPEPEPENPYVAAATDYLQPASKLDVEPEPEPEPEPQPSSPGEGPYRSRLEMQLDPEGAETQPEPVSLFSPASRVETEQAPVETNWFEREEELHDPPAYAFGSDEEAKAGLLDSEQPETSAEATQVLPKRTPRGAVRGGFEPPQPIQPSMRAIERREPELSGGQSGSLFEPAVQPGDAMPAPEPPPARQVAPVTESVPPGPFGPGSAMPRPGGGRPADDFAVKASVTALRYCTEDSPQFPKMVAEVWFRSAADAERVGFRPLT, encoded by the coding sequence ATGTCCATTTTCGGACAGGTTTGGCTGTGGAGTCTGCTGGCGTTCGTCGTCGGCGCGCTGCTCACCTGGTTGGTGCTGGTGCTCCCGGCGCGCAAACGCATCCGTGAGCTGGAAAGCTCGCTGGCCACCGCGCACGCCGAGACGTCGAGGCTGCCGGCCGGGGTGAGCCTCGGCGCGGGTGCCGCGGCCGTCGCCGGCGGGACCGCGTACCTCGCGAAGCCGTCGCACGACGAGCTGGACGAGGAGTTCGCGGCCGTCGAGGAGCCGAAACCCGCGTACCCCGAGACGCTCACCGAGCAGGAGCCCGCCCAGCAGTGGACCGAGCCTGCCGAGGAGCCCGCCAAGGACGTGCACGAGGACACCGCCGAGGAGCCGGAGTACTCCGCGCCGCAGATCTTCGAGCCTGAAGAAGAGTACGAGGCCGAGTACCGCACCGCGCCCCAGCCGGACCCGGAGCCTGAGCCGGATCCGGAGCCCTCGGCCGAGCGGACGCAGTACATCCCGGCGGCCTTGCCGGAGCCGGAGCCGGAGCCGGAACCCGAGCCGGAGCCCGAGAACCCGTACGTCGCCGCGGCGACCGATTACCTCCAGCCCGCGTCGAAGCTGGACGTCGAGCCGGAGCCTGAGCCGGAACCCGAGCCGCAGCCGTCGTCGCCGGGCGAGGGGCCGTACCGGTCCCGCCTGGAGATGCAGCTGGACCCCGAAGGCGCCGAGACGCAGCCGGAGCCGGTTTCGCTGTTCAGCCCCGCGTCGCGCGTGGAGACCGAGCAGGCCCCCGTCGAGACCAACTGGTTCGAGCGGGAAGAGGAGCTGCACGACCCGCCCGCGTACGCCTTCGGTTCCGATGAAGAAGCGAAGGCCGGTCTCCTCGACTCGGAGCAGCCCGAGACGTCCGCCGAAGCCACCCAGGTGCTGCCCAAGCGCACGCCGCGGGGTGCGGTGCGCGGCGGTTTCGAGCCGCCACAGCCGATCCAGCCGTCGATGCGGGCGATCGAACGTCGTGAGCCGGAACTGTCCGGTGGGCAGAGCGGTTCGCTGTTCGAGCCCGCCGTCCAGCCCGGCGACGCGATGCCGGCTCCGGAGCCCCCGCCCGCCCGGCAGGTCGCTCCGGTGACGGAGTCCGTCCCGCCCGGTCCGTTCGGTCCCGGTTCGGCGATGCCGCGTCCGGGCGGTGGCCGTCCCGCCGACGACTTCGCGGTCAAGGCCAGCGTGACCGCCCTGCGGTACTGCACGGAGGACTCGCCGCAGTTCCCGAAGATGGTCGCGGAGGTCTGGTTCCGCTCGGCCGCCGACGCGGAGCGCGTGGGCTTCCGTCCCCTCACCTGA
- a CDS encoding polyprenyl synthetase family protein, translating into MSSPAPGGAIEDLRASVGLQIADEQLLRTLATGLADVETLLREVVRSDVKAVEDAASHLVEAGGKRFRPLFTLLASQFGPKQGDQVVTAAAAVELVHLATLYHDDVMDEATMRRGAESVNARWDNTIAILTGDFLFAHASRLVADLGTDAARIIAETFGELVTGQMRETVGPADGDDAVEHYLTVIAQKTGSLIATSGRFGGMMSGAPDHYIDALRRFGDIIGTAFQISDDVIDIASASDELGKAQGTDLREGVRTLPMLYALADPATDPRLVELLSGPISDDKLVAEALDLLRASSGLERARETLSDYARRARAELAALPASPARDACESVADYLVARTH; encoded by the coding sequence GTGTCTTCACCTGCCCCAGGTGGTGCCATCGAGGACCTGCGCGCGTCCGTGGGGCTCCAGATCGCCGACGAGCAGCTCCTGCGCACGCTCGCGACCGGTCTCGCCGACGTCGAGACGCTGCTTCGCGAGGTCGTCCGCAGTGACGTCAAGGCCGTCGAGGACGCCGCTTCGCACCTGGTCGAGGCGGGTGGCAAACGTTTCCGTCCGCTGTTCACGCTGCTGGCCTCGCAGTTCGGGCCGAAGCAGGGCGACCAGGTGGTCACCGCCGCGGCGGCGGTCGAGCTGGTGCATCTCGCGACGCTGTACCACGACGACGTGATGGACGAGGCGACGATGCGCCGCGGCGCGGAGAGCGTCAACGCCCGCTGGGACAACACCATCGCCATCCTGACCGGCGACTTCCTGTTCGCGCACGCCTCGCGGCTGGTCGCGGACCTCGGCACCGACGCGGCCCGGATCATCGCCGAGACCTTCGGCGAGCTGGTCACCGGGCAGATGCGCGAGACGGTCGGCCCGGCAGACGGCGACGACGCGGTCGAGCACTACCTCACGGTCATCGCGCAGAAGACCGGCTCGCTGATCGCCACCTCCGGCCGGTTCGGCGGGATGATGTCCGGCGCGCCCGACCACTACATCGACGCGCTCCGCCGCTTCGGTGACATCATCGGGACGGCGTTCCAGATCTCCGACGACGTCATCGACATCGCGTCCGCCTCGGACGAGCTCGGCAAGGCGCAGGGAACAGACCTGCGCGAAGGCGTCCGCACCCTTCCGATGCTGTACGCGCTGGCCGACCCGGCCACCGATCCGCGCCTGGTCGAGCTGCTGTCGGGCCCGATCTCGGACGACAAGCTCGTCGCCGAGGCCCTGGACCTGCTGCGTGCCTCGTCCGGACTCGAACGCGCACGCGAAACTCTTTCCGACTACGCTCGTCGGGCGCGTGCCGAACTCGCGGCGCTGCCCGCGTCGCCCGCCCGGGACGCCTGCGAATCGGTCGCCGACTACCTGGTCGCACGAACGCATTGA
- a CDS encoding DUF6204 family protein, whose amino-acid sequence MPTYRVLVNGKFDHPDADTRARLLAELDQHQVMGFTEDGLLSYSAHLGAFTFRITLRGEEERDVLDEAELKVMDLLDAKGYPYRDVAGKATCMDDIKIRRR is encoded by the coding sequence ATGCCGACCTACCGCGTCCTCGTCAACGGCAAGTTCGACCACCCCGACGCCGACACTCGCGCCAGGCTGCTCGCCGAGCTTGATCAGCACCAGGTGATGGGGTTCACCGAGGACGGCCTGCTCAGCTACAGCGCGCACCTCGGCGCGTTCACCTTCCGCATCACGCTGCGGGGCGAAGAGGAGCGGGACGTGCTCGACGAAGCCGAGCTGAAGGTCATGGACCTGCTGGACGCCAAGGGCTATCCGTACCGCGACGTCGCGGGCAAGGCGACCTGCATGGACGACATCAAGATCCGCCGCCGCTGA
- a CDS encoding SRPBCC family protein, whose translation MVDVTSQINSVQRRLGKRVVEASEAVTATVSQVYDTGLDDLWDACTNPERIPRWFLPISGDLRVGGKYQLEGNAGGTVERCDPPKSFAATWEYGGDVSWIELRLSPEADGRTRFELDHTAVPNEHWNRFGPGAVGIGWDMMLNGLALHLESGEAADPEAAMAWMTSEEGVRFMTLSNDAWYEADVANGTDAATARTRADATLAAYTAPPES comes from the coding sequence ATGGTCGACGTGACCAGCCAGATCAACTCTGTCCAGCGCAGGCTGGGCAAGCGCGTGGTCGAAGCGAGCGAGGCGGTGACGGCCACCGTCAGCCAGGTCTACGACACCGGCCTCGACGACCTCTGGGACGCCTGCACCAATCCCGAGCGCATCCCGCGCTGGTTCCTGCCGATCAGCGGCGATTTGCGCGTCGGCGGCAAGTACCAGCTCGAAGGCAACGCGGGCGGAACGGTCGAGCGCTGCGACCCGCCCAAGAGCTTCGCGGCGACCTGGGAGTACGGCGGCGACGTCAGCTGGATCGAACTCCGGCTGAGCCCCGAAGCCGACGGGCGCACCCGGTTCGAACTCGACCACACCGCCGTCCCCAACGAGCACTGGAACCGGTTCGGGCCCGGCGCCGTGGGCATCGGCTGGGACATGATGCTGAACGGGCTCGCGCTCCACCTCGAATCCGGCGAGGCCGCCGACCCCGAGGCCGCCATGGCCTGGATGACCAGCGAAGAGGGCGTGCGGTTCATGACACTGAGCAACGACGCCTGGTACGAGGCCGACGTCGCCAACGGGACGGACGCGGCCACCGCCCGCACCCGCGCCGACGCCACCTTGGCCGCCTACACCGCGCCGCCGGAGAGCTGA
- a CDS encoding HNH endonuclease gives MIGIRRIALPGRVVADLEELTARIPPGDTKEARRLWRVSRAVRRSLRAGLDVMAAGRGYCMYCGDGLGSTVDHFEPIARNPGRAFDWLNHVLACEYCNSHHKRDLFPVDEDGDSLLIDPTAEDPLEHLFLVLSIGTYRALTEKGEQTIKVCGLNRAQLARGRETAVNQVSALVMGWQAARELGDDGKRRAMVWTLLDQPHADVLHAMLRQAGMPGARAVFRADDELIDLLRAPELAEDLQLSGGAV, from the coding sequence GTGATCGGGATCCGCCGGATCGCGCTGCCGGGCCGGGTGGTGGCCGATCTCGAAGAGCTGACGGCGCGGATCCCTCCCGGTGACACGAAAGAAGCCCGGCGGCTCTGGCGGGTTTCGCGTGCCGTGCGGCGTTCTCTGCGGGCAGGTCTGGACGTGATGGCCGCCGGCCGCGGCTACTGCATGTACTGCGGTGACGGCCTCGGGTCCACTGTGGACCATTTCGAGCCGATCGCGCGGAATCCGGGGCGTGCGTTCGACTGGCTCAACCACGTGCTCGCCTGCGAGTACTGCAACAGCCACCACAAACGCGACCTCTTCCCGGTGGACGAAGACGGCGACAGCCTGCTCATCGATCCGACCGCCGAAGACCCGCTGGAGCACCTGTTCCTGGTGCTGTCGATCGGGACCTACCGCGCGCTGACCGAAAAGGGCGAGCAGACCATCAAGGTGTGCGGGCTGAATCGCGCGCAACTGGCGCGGGGGCGGGAAACGGCGGTCAACCAGGTGAGCGCGCTCGTCATGGGCTGGCAGGCCGCGCGCGAACTGGGGGACGACGGGAAACGGCGCGCGATGGTCTGGACCCTGCTCGACCAGCCGCACGCCGACGTCCTCCACGCGATGCTCCGGCAGGCGGGGATGCCGGGAGCCCGCGCCGTGTTCCGGGCGGACGACGAGCTCATCGACCTGCTTCGCGCCCCGGAGCTCGCCGAGGACCTTCAGCTCTCCGGCGGCGCGGTGTAG
- a CDS encoding AAA family ATPase, whose translation MYIERVRLENIRGFSGARAVDLRLPGPGWVVLAGRNGSGKTSLLRAIAVAAAPDVAWGLLSDAGSWISNDQTSGSIELSVMREEGPAPVEVRWLDSGLLPISGLPPGQPFCAAYGPFRRLAGGSGEAESWMRGAGSLARMASLFHEDASLAEGVTWLINQHLRALEGKAGARELKDAALEILGDGLLPSGYRIRDVDSDGLWVEYRGDRFPLREMSDGYRTVTALVVDLLKQLDGAGLDHESPGVVIIDEVDAHLHVSWQKRMGSWFKAHFPRIQFIVTTHSPYVCQAADPGGLIRLSGPDEEVPPRVVSEELYERVVFGSGDDAVLSDLFGLDTPYSPQAVELREHLAELEFQVASGRADANGVREWERLRGILSSSPPSRVDEVARRFEADDR comes from the coding sequence ATGTACATCGAGCGGGTCCGGCTGGAGAACATCCGCGGCTTCAGCGGCGCCCGCGCCGTCGACCTCCGGCTGCCCGGCCCTGGCTGGGTGGTGCTCGCCGGGCGCAACGGTTCCGGCAAGACCTCGCTGCTGCGCGCCATCGCGGTCGCGGCGGCGCCGGACGTCGCCTGGGGGCTGCTGTCGGACGCCGGCAGCTGGATCTCGAACGATCAGACGTCCGGGTCGATCGAGCTGTCGGTGATGCGCGAGGAGGGCCCGGCGCCGGTCGAGGTCCGCTGGCTCGACTCCGGCCTGCTGCCGATCTCCGGACTTCCACCGGGCCAGCCGTTCTGCGCGGCGTACGGGCCGTTCCGGCGGCTCGCGGGCGGGAGCGGCGAGGCCGAGTCGTGGATGCGCGGCGCGGGATCGCTGGCGCGGATGGCCAGCCTGTTCCACGAAGACGCCTCGCTCGCCGAGGGCGTCACCTGGCTGATCAATCAGCATCTCCGTGCCCTGGAAGGAAAAGCGGGCGCCCGTGAACTGAAGGACGCGGCGCTGGAGATCCTCGGTGACGGTCTCCTTCCCAGCGGCTACCGGATCAGGGACGTCGATTCGGACGGGCTCTGGGTCGAGTACCGGGGCGACCGGTTCCCGCTGCGCGAGATGAGCGACGGCTATCGCACGGTGACCGCGCTCGTGGTCGACCTGCTCAAACAGCTCGACGGCGCCGGCCTCGACCACGAGAGTCCCGGTGTCGTGATCATCGACGAGGTGGACGCGCATCTCCACGTGTCGTGGCAGAAACGCATGGGATCGTGGTTCAAGGCGCATTTCCCCCGGATCCAGTTCATCGTCACCACGCACAGCCCCTACGTCTGCCAGGCGGCGGACCCCGGCGGGCTCATCCGGCTTTCCGGGCCCGACGAGGAAGTGCCGCCGCGCGTGGTCTCCGAGGAGCTGTACGAGCGGGTCGTGTTCGGCTCCGGCGACGACGCCGTGCTGTCCGACCTTTTCGGCTTGGACACGCCGTATTCGCCGCAGGCGGTCGAATTGCGGGAGCATCTGGCCGAGCTCGAGTTCCAGGTGGCGTCCGGCCGTGCGGACGCGAACGGCGTCCGGGAATGGGAACGCCTGCGGGGCATACTGAGCAGTTCGCCGCCGAGCCGGGTCGACGAGGTGGCCAGGCGGTTCGAGGCCGACGATCGGTGA